GGCGTGCCCGTCGCAGCCGAGATCGCGCAGGACCTGGACGCGCCCCTCGACGTCGCGCTCGTCCGCAAGGTGGGCGCACCGATGCAGCGTGAGCTCGCGATCGGTGCCGTGAGCGAGGACGGCATCGTCGTCATCGACGAGCACCTCGTCGCGCGGCTCGGCATCGGGCGTGCCGAGCTGAGGAACCTCGTCGAACGCGCGCAACGCGAGATCGGCGAGCAGGCCACGGAGCTGCGGCCGGGGCGGGCGTCGGTGCGCGTGAAAGGCCGGACGGTCGTCGTCGTGGACGACGGGCTCGCGACCGGCTCGACCATGCGTGCTGCGCTCGCCGCGTTGCGGCGCCGCGGCGCGGCGCGCGTCGTCGTCGCCGTGCCGGTCGGCGCGCCCGACACGTGCGACGCGCTGCGCGACGAAGCCGACGACGTCGTCTGTCTCGCGTCGCCGCCGCAGTTCAGCAGCGTCGGCCAGTGGTACGAGGACTTCTCACCCGTCTCGGACGACGAGGTCCGCCACCTGCTCGCCGCGGCCGACCGCCGATGCAGCGAGCACACGACGGGCGAGACGATCGCGGTCCCGAGCACGTACGACGTCACGCTCGATCTGCGCGACGCGCGCGTGCCCGGTCGGCTCGCGGTCGCGCCCGGGTGCAGCGGCGCGGTCGTGTTCGCGCACGGCAGCGGGAGCAGTCATCGCAGCGTGCGCAACCGCCGCGTTGCGACCGCGCTCGAGCAGGCCGGCCTGTCGACCCTCCTGTTCGACCTCCTGACGCCGGAGGAGTCCGCCGACCGCCGCAACGTGTTCGACATCCCGCTGCTCGGCCGCAGGCTGCTCGACGCGACCGCGTGGCTCGTCCAGCAGGCCGGGTTCGCGGACGTCGCGGTCGGGTGGTTCGGTGCGAGCACGGGTGCCGGCGCCGCGCTGTGGGCCGCGCCGGACGCGGGCGGCCGTGTGCGCGCGATCGTCTCGCGCGGCGGCCGTCCCGATCTCGCGCGCGAGCGTCTCGTCGACGTGAACGTGCCGACGCTGCTCGTCGTCGGGGGCGCGGACGTCGACGTCCTCGAGCTCAACCGCGACGCGCAGCACGCGCTGCACGGCGCCGAGACGCGTCTCGAGATCGTCGCCGGTGCGACGCACCTGTTCGAGGAGCCCGGCGCGATGGAGCAGGTGACGGACCTCGCCCGCGACTGGTTCCTCGCGCACCTCAGCGCGACCCCCGCGTCCGCCTCCGTTCTCTGAAGCCGCCCACACAGTGTGTGCATGACGCTTCACAAAACCTCGGGGCGGTTACAGGAGCAGCGGAGCTTCGACGGCCGCGGTCGCCGAGCCGGCCTCGACGCGCGCGCGGTGCTCGACGACCTGCTCGACCGAGATCATCGTGACGCGATGCTCCTCGGCGAACATCTCGAGGTACGGGCGGCGCGCCGGCGAGCCGTCGTCGTGGAGCACCTCGCAGATCACGGCGACGGGCGGTAGCCCCGCGAGGCGGGCGAGGTCGACCGCGGCCTCGGTGTGCCCGCGCCGTTCGAGCACGCCACCGGGGCGGGCGCGGAGCGGGAACACGTGACCGGGACGGTGGAAGTCGACGGGCTCGGTGAGCGGGTCGAGGACGCGGCGGATCGTCTCGGCACGGTCCTGCGCGGAGATGCCGCTGCCCACCGACACGTGGTCGATCGACACCGCGAACGCGGTGTCGCACGTCGCGCGCTCGGGCGGGACCATCGGGCCGATCTCCAGCTCGTCGAGGCGGTGCGCGTCGCAGGGCATGCAGACGAGCCCGCGCGCCCACCGCAGCATGAAGTTGATCGCCTCGGGCGTCACCCACCCCGCCGCCATGGTGAGGTCGCCCTCGTTCTCGCGCTCCTCGTCGTCGGTGACGAGCACCATCTCGCCGCGCCGGATCCGGCGGAGCGCGTCCTCGATCGGGGCGTACGGCATGGGGGTCTCCTCGTGGCGGATGAGGCGTAGCGGTCAGGACGGGACGGGCGCCGGCGCGCCGGCCGGTGCACCCGCGTACGGGCGTGTCGCCGCCGGCAACGTGACGACCATGCGGCACCCGTGCGGCTCCCGGCGCTCGGGACGGATCTCGCCGCCGTGCAGCTCGACGATCCAGCGCGCGATCGCGAGGCCGAGACCCGCGCCGCCGCCGTCGGTCGACGAACGGGCCTGGTCGGCCCGGTAGAAGCGCTCGAACACCCGGCTCGCCTCGCTCTCCGGGATGCCGGGCCCCTCGTCGGACACCTCGATGCGCACGACGTCGCCGTCCCGCCGCGCGCCCACCTCGACCTTGCCGCCCGTCGGCGTGAACCGCAGCGCGTTCTCGAGCAGGTTGGCGACGACCTGGTGCACGCGCTCGGGGTCGCCGTCGGCGGCCGGTTCCGGCGTGCCGACCACCACCGCGATGTCGACGCCCGGCGCGTGCAGCTGCGACTCGCGCACCGCGTGCTCGAGCAGGGGCCGCACCGTGAACGGCTGGCGGTCGAGCGGCACCGTTCCCGATTCGAGCCGGGACAGGTCGAGCAGCTGGGTGACGAGACGGCCGAGCCGCTCGACCTGAGCGAGCATCGTGCGCAACGTCTGCGGATCGGGGGGCTCGACCCCGTCGACGAGGTTCTCGAGGACGGCCTGCAGCGCGGTGATCGGCGTGC
The window above is part of the Acidimicrobiia bacterium genome. Proteins encoded here:
- a CDS encoding phosphoribosyltransferase family protein, whose amino-acid sequence is MAFRDRRDAGRRLASVLAPLHGVQPLVVALPRGGVPVAAEIAQDLDAPLDVALVRKVGAPMQRELAIGAVSEDGIVVIDEHLVARLGIGRAELRNLVERAQREIGEQATELRPGRASVRVKGRTVVVVDDGLATGSTMRAALAALRRRGAARVVVAVPVGAPDTCDALRDEADDVVCLASPPQFSSVGQWYEDFSPVSDDEVRHLLAAADRRCSEHTTGETIAVPSTYDVTLDLRDARVPGRLAVAPGCSGAVVFAHGSGSSHRSVRNRRVATALEQAGLSTLLFDLLTPEESADRRNVFDIPLLGRRLLDATAWLVQQAGFADVAVGWFGASTGAGAALWAAPDAGGRVRAIVSRGGRPDLARERLVDVNVPTLLVVGGADVDVLELNRDAQHALHGAETRLEIVAGATHLFEEPGAMEQVTDLARDWFLAHLSATPASASVL
- the ribB gene encoding 3,4-dihydroxy-2-butanone-4-phosphate synthase, with translation MPYAPIEDALRRIRRGEMVLVTDDEERENEGDLTMAAGWVTPEAINFMLRWARGLVCMPCDAHRLDELEIGPMVPPERATCDTAFAVSIDHVSVGSGISAQDRAETIRRVLDPLTEPVDFHRPGHVFPLRARPGGVLERRGHTEAAVDLARLAGLPPVAVICEVLHDDGSPARRPYLEMFAEEHRVTMISVEQVVEHRARVEAGSATAAVEAPLLL
- a CDS encoding HAMP domain-containing sensor histidine kinase → MSSPLNRVTSIKMKLGALVVAAVAITVLLTFIGVHIGVWPSVSGVVSGLIAIGMVRVLARGLTTPLREMADAADAMAHGTYDRRVSETSRDEIGALAVAFNKMAAELAETDRVRRDLVANVSHELRTPITALQAVLENLVDGVEPPDPQTLRTMLAQVERLGRLVTQLLDLSRLESGTVPLDRQPFTVRPLLEHAVRESQLHAPGVDIAVVVGTPEPAADGDPERVHQVVANLLENALRFTPTGGKVEVGARRDGDVVRIEVSDEGPGIPESEASRVFERFYRADQARSSTDGGGAGLGLAIARWIVELHGGEIRPERREPHGCRMVVTLPAATRPYAGAPAGAPAPVPS